CTGTTTTTTTAAAAACAACATTTATTCGATACAAAAAAGGATTTTCACTGCAATCCCTAACGCAATTATTTAGCAGCGAATTGCTAAATTTTAAGATCTTCTTCTTTTTTAAAACAATCAATAACCCATTGTGCAATTCTTAATGCTTCAGTTCCATTACTCAAAGTTACAATTGGGGTGGTGTCATTAATAATAGCATCAGCAAAAGTTTCCAATTCACTTAAAATGGCATTCGTTTCTAAAACCTCTGGATTTTCAAAATAAATTTGTTTTTTTAGCCCTTCATCATTTTGTAAAATCATCGCAAATTCATCAGGTGTTTCAGGTGCATCTTGAATTCTTACAATTTCTGCTTCTTTACTTAAAAAGTTCACAGAAATATAGGCATCCTTCTGAAAAAAGCGAGTTTTACGCATATTTTTCATAGAAATTCTACTCGCTGTTAAATTCGCAACACAACCATTTTCGAACTCTATTCTAGCATTGGCAATATCAGGAGTTTCAGAAATTACCGAAATTCCACTTGCATGTACATTTTTAACTTTAGATTTTACAACCGATAATATAATATCAATATCATGAATCATCAAATCTAAAACCACAGGTACATCTGTTCCTCTTGGATTAAATTCTGCCAATCTATGCGTTTCAATAAACATCGGGTTTTTAATTAAATCTTTGGCAGCAATAAAAGCAGGATTAAACCTTTCTACATGCCCAACTTGCCCCTGAACATGATATTGACTTGCTAACGTTTTAATTGCTTCTGCCTCTAAAACAGTTTTTGAAATTGGCTTTTCAATAAAAATATGACACCCTTTTTCGATTGCTTTTTTGGCACATTCAAAATGCGATAATGTAGGTGTTACAATGTCTACGACTTCAACAGCATCAATTAAATCATCTATAGAATCAAATAATTTATATCCAAATTCTTTAGCTACTTTTTCTGCATTTTCTCTAAAAGGATCATAAAAACCAACCAATTCGTACTTTTTAGATTCCTTTAATAAACGAAGATGAATTTTTCCTAAATGACCAGCACCTAAAACCCCTACTTTTAACATATATATGTTTGTTTTTGTCTCCTCGAGCGCAGTCGAGATGTTTTAAAATGTTCTCGACTGCGCTCGAACTGACATTTTGATGAAGAAATTACATCAAAAACAAAGATACAATTTTATAAGAATTTAAATCAATTTATTACTAACTTTAGAGTCTTGAAACCAAACCAGATTTGAAAGATACATCAAAACATTTAGGACTTCGTAATCAATTAGCTAGCGTTTTAGAAGCAAAAGGAATCACTGATAAAAATGTGTTAAATGCCGTTCGTAAAATTCCACGTCATTTATTTATCGATTCTAGTTTCGAGTCTCATGCTTACCAAGACAAAGCGTTTCCAATTGCTGCAGAGCAAACCATTTCGCAACCTTATACAGTTGCTTTTCAGTCGCAAACTTTAGAAATTAAGAAAGGCGATAAAATTTTAGAAATTGGTACAGGTTCTGGCTATCAAACAGCTGTATTGTTAGAGTTAAAAGCAGAAGTATACTCTATAGAAAGACAACATGAATTATTCAAAAAAACCTCTTTATTTTTACCAAAATTGGGTTACAAACCCAAGAAATTTATTTTTGGTGATGGTTATAAAGGCTTACCAGAAAAAGCTCCTTTCGATAAAATTATTGTAACAGCTGGTGCGCCTTTTGTACCAAAACCATTATTAAGTCAGTTAAAAGTAGGAGGGATGCTATTAATTCCTGTTGGTGATGAAAAGCAAATCATGACATTGTTTATCAGAAAATCCCCAAAAGAATTTGAAAAACACGAATTAGGCGATTTTGCTTTTGTACCTATGTTAGAAGAAAGGAATTAGAGGGCCCATCTAAATCTTTCCAAAGGGAAGACTTTTGAGCTACTTTTTCAAAATTAGAAACCAATATTTTATCATATTTACTAAACCATAAAGTTTGTCATCCTGAAAGGATCTCGCACAAACTGGCTAAAGATTCTTATAGAAAAACAAACTTTGTGGTATTATGAAATTAATTTAATTTGTTACAATGTGTTTTTAACCTTGAATTTTGAACTCTAAACTTTGAATTTCAAGAGACTATTTAGCTCTTTCCCAATAAGCAGTTTTGCCAAATAAAGCAACACCTATGTAGCCTCTAATTTTTAATTTATTAGCTTTTACTAGTTCAATATAACATTTATAAACTTTGCCATTTCTTGGGTCTAAAATTTCTCCTCCAGACCACTCATTATTATCTTCCTCTTCTTCTAACCCAGATAGTATATCTAAACCAAGTATAGGTTTATTTTTATTTTCGCCTTCACAATCTATACATAAAGCATCTCGTCTTTTTTCATTCATAATTTCAATTACTTTTGCATATGCTTTTCCATTTTTTTCATAAACTTCAATTACAGAATCAACTTTACCAGTTTCTTCGTTTTTGGAATTCCATTTACCAAAAATAGTTTGTGCGTTTATTGAAATTGTTACAACAAAAAGTGCTAAAGTTAAAAGTGTTTTTTTCATATTTTTTTTAGATTTAAAATAGATTAATAATAGTGAAATCTACAATTTATTATTTTAATTAATAATTAATTTTTACAATGTTGCTTCAAAATAATGATCCCATTTTCCTTGAACTCGCATCACTTGTTCAATAACATCTCTTACACAACCTTCACCACCTTTTTTAATAGAAATGTATTTAGAAATTTGCTGCACTTCTGGAACTGCATCATTTGGACAAGCAGCCAAACCAACTTTTTGCATTACAGGAATATCAGGTATATCATCTCCCATATACAACACATTTTCTGGTTTTAAATTGTATTTTTCAACCAACTCATTATATTGTTTTATTTTATCATGTGCCCCTAAATAAATATCAGAAATACCCAAAGCAGCCAACCTACTTTTTACAGCAATATTGGTTCCTCCAGAGATAATACAAACTTTAAAACCTTTATTTAAAGCTATTTTCATGGCATAGCCATCTTTTACATTCATGTGTCTAACCAATTCTCCATCAGGCATTATGGTTAACATTCCGTTTGTTAAAACACCATCAACATCAAATATAAACGTGTTAATTTCTGGCAATAATTGTTTGTAACTAATTTCCATTTTGGATAGATTTTGTCAAGATTTTATAAATTTTCTGTTGATTTTTATCCAACAAATTTAAGTGATTTTTTATTGTTTTTTTATCATTTCTAACGGCTGGACCTGTTTGTGCATTTTCTGGTGATAATTCTTCAATTTTTAAAACAGTTTCCTTTATTAAAGGATGTAGAATTTCAAAAGGAATATTGTTAGTATTACAAATATCGTTCCCAATTTTAAATAAATGATTTGTAAAGTTATTTACAAAAACAGCAGCAACATGTAATGTTTTTCGTTGCTCAGAACTTATTTCATATATTTTTTTTCCTATTGACTTTGCTAAAAATTCCAACTGTTGATAATCTTCCTTGTTCTCTGCTTCCAAACAAAATGGGACTTCCTTAAAATCGACCTTTTTATCTTTAGAGAACGTTTGCAACATGTAGAAAACTCCTTTTCTTTTGATATTTTTTAAATCGTTCAAAGCAACACTTCCAGAAGTATGGACTACAAAATTGTTTGTTATTTTTGAGGATACTTTAGCAATAGCATCATCAGAAACAGCAATAATAGTTATAGTTGCTTTAGGAATATTTGTTAAGTCTCTAGAACTGATTTGAGTAACAGCAATCTCATCAACATTTAAAAAAGCATTATATAAATGAGTGGCTACATTTCCTTTGCCAACAATTAAAATTGTGTTCATAAAAGCGAAGATATTAAAATTTTATAGAAAGATACATTTGGATTTCTTAATTTAGCAACCATAAATTTTTATATGAAAGATTCAAAAAAACTAGGAATAAATACAATTTGCACTCATGTTGGCGAAGTAAAAGACGAGCAATTTAAAGGAGCAATTTCTCCTATATACATGTCCACTTCTTATGCTTTTGATGGCGTTGATGTTAAACGTTATCCACGTTATTTTAACACGCCAAACCAAGAAATGCTTTGTAAAAAAATAGCAGCGTTAGAAAAAACTGAAAATGCTTTAATTTTTGGTTCAGGAATGGCTGCAATTAGCACAACCTTATTAGCTTTTTTACAAAAAGGAGATCATATTATTTTACAGCAAACTTTATATGGAGGAACGTATAATTTTGTGGTAGAAGAGTTTGATAAATTCGGAATAGAATATTCTTTTACAGAGAGTTTAGCAATTGAAGATTTTGAGAAAAAAATCAAAAAAAATACGAAAGTTATTTATATCGAAACACCTTCAAATCCGTTATTGACAATTACAGATATGAAAGCAGTTTCTAAATTGGCGAAGTCAAAAGATATTGTTACGATGATTGACAATACGTTTGCATCACCTATTAATCAAACTCCTGTAGATTTCGGAATTGATATTATGATTCATTCTGCTACAAAATATATGGGAGGTCATTCAGATATTTTAGCTGGTGCCATAGCTGGTAGTAACGAACATGTTTTGAGAATTTGGAATGTTGCTAAAAATTTAGGGGGTAGTTTAAGCGATTTTACAGTTTGGATGTTAGAAAGAAGCTTAAAAACGATGAATCTTCGTGTTAAAAAACAAAGTAAAAATGCCCTAAAAATGGCTAAGTATTTAGCTATTAATCCTGATGTTTATCACGTATATTATCCAGGATTAAAAGGGCATCCTGACTATAAGTTGGCAAAAAAACAGATGAAGAATTTTGGAGGTATGTTGTCTTTTGAATTGAAAGAAGGCATTGATGTTATGAAATTTCAAAACAGTTTAAAATTGATAAAATCATCTATGAGTTTAGCTGGTGTAGAAAGTACTTTATTGAGTCCTACACAAACTTCACATTCATTATTAAGTCCGGAGGAAAGAGCAAACCAAGGAATAAAAGATGGATTAATTCGTTTTTCTGTGGGTATTGAAAATACTAAAGATTTAATTGCCGATATTGAAAAAGCCATTAAAAAAGCAAAAAAATGAAATTAGATATTTTAGTTTTTGGTGCACATCCAGATGATGTTGAATTAGGTTGTGGAGCAACTATAGCCAAAGAAATTTCATTAGGTAAAAAAGTTGGAATTGTAGATTTAACGAGAGGCGAATTAGGGACTCGCGGTTCAGCAGATTTAAGAGATATTGAAGCTGCAAACGCTGCAAAAATATTAGGAGTTTCCGTTCGTGAAAATTTACGTTTTGCTGATGGTTTTTTTACAAATGATGAAAAACATCAATTAGAAATTATTAAAATGATTCGTAAATATCAACCAGAAATTGTATTATGTAATGCAATTGATGATAGACATATAGATCATTCTAAAGGAAGTAAATTAGTTTCTGATGCTTGTTTTTTAAGTGGATTGCTAAAAATTGAAACATTTTTAGAAGATAAGTTACAAGAAAAATGGCGACCAAAACAGGTGTATCATTATATACAATGGAAGAATATTGAGCCAGATTTTGTAGTGGATGTTACTGGTTTTATTGATATTAAAGAAAAAGCTGTAATGGCTTACAGCTCACAATTTTTTGATAGTAATAGCTTAGAGCCAGAAACACCTATAACTAGTAAAAATTTTATAGATAGTATTAACTATAGAGCAAGAGATTTAGGAAGATTAATTGGAGTTGATTTTGCAGAAGGCTATACATCAGAACGTTATGTTGCTGTTGAAAATTTTGATAAATTAATTTGATTTTTTTCTTTTTAAAAAGAGAAAAAGAAGTATATTTGCAATCGAAATTTACATGGTGGTTGTAGCTCAGTTGGTTAGAGCGTCGGTTTGTGGTACCGAAAGTCGTGGGTTCGAGCCCCATCTTCCACCCAAAATTTTTTAAAATTAAAAAGCTTACTTTTCAGTAAGCTTTTTTTATTTTACTATAAATCAATTTGGTGATTTTTTACTGAAATACGAAAAATTGGTTAATTAGATTTTTTAACAGAATCTTCGATGTTGGATAATTTTTGAATGATATCAAAAGACAATTCATTAAATTGATTTCTAACAATATTTACAATACTTTCTTCAATAGGGGATTGAGTATTTAAAGGTACATATTTTTTGTTATTTTCTCCAGTGCCTGTAAAGAGCCACATAGGATCTATTCCTTCTATATGATCTATAATTGCTAATAAAATTGTTTCATTAGGTTTTTTTGTATAATTCACTACTGCACTAACCAATTGTTGTGAAACTCCAATAAGTTCCGAAAACTGTCTTTGGTTTAGTCCAGTGTCTTCAAACACTTCTTTAACTCTATTAGCTCTATGTTTATCTTCTTCTTTCATCTCTATAAAAACAAATTTAATAAATAATTACCACAAATAAGGATTTATAAAATAAAAAAAGATTTTAAACTCACTACAAAAAAAATAATTAATTGATTTTAAGGTAAATATAATAACAAAAAAAAAGCCCAATATTTAAATTGGACTATTTTTAGGGGTATTAAAAAGGGGTACTCATTAAAAAAAGCAAATATTGAAGATATTTATAAAAAACGTAATGTTTAGGGAACAAAACTTTCTTTAAGGGTTAGTATATAATCAACATTATATATTAATTATTTTAACATAATCTCCAATATTTGATAACTTAAAAGAATGTTTTAACTATTCTTCAGTTTCACTTCAACTAAGCTTTTGTAAGCTTTATAGGGATTAAGCCTTTAGGGGACATAGTTGTATTCTTTTCTTCTATTATTATTTAAATAGATGCATGTTTTACCTTGATTGTTTTATTAAAAAATAACTTTTAAAAGACAATAGAACTTAATAATTTTTAGGGGCACTACAAATGTAGTATTTATTTACCACAAATAAGGATTATTTTAGAGTTATTTTTAAAATATCTCACCACAAATAATTAAATAATTGATTACCAGTAATTAAAGATTCAAATTTTTTATAATTTTTTTTTAATTAAGTAAAGGAAAAACGTAAATATTGAAATAATTTAAAATAGGAGCACTGTTTTGAGCGAATATTTCATTTTTTATAATTTTGAATATAA
The DNA window shown above is from Polaribacter sp. Hel_I_88 and carries:
- a CDS encoding PLP-dependent aspartate aminotransferase family protein, with product MKDSKKLGINTICTHVGEVKDEQFKGAISPIYMSTSYAFDGVDVKRYPRYFNTPNQEMLCKKIAALEKTENALIFGSGMAAISTTLLAFLQKGDHIILQQTLYGGTYNFVVEEFDKFGIEYSFTESLAIEDFEKKIKKNTKVIYIETPSNPLLTITDMKAVSKLAKSKDIVTMIDNTFASPINQTPVDFGIDIMIHSATKYMGGHSDILAGAIAGSNEHVLRIWNVAKNLGGSLSDFTVWMLERSLKTMNLRVKKQSKNALKMAKYLAINPDVYHVYYPGLKGHPDYKLAKKQMKNFGGMLSFELKEGIDVMKFQNSLKLIKSSMSLAGVESTLLSPTQTSHSLLSPEERANQGIKDGLIRFSVGIENTKDLIADIEKAIKKAKK
- a CDS encoding helix-turn-helix domain-containing protein, producing the protein MKEEDKHRANRVKEVFEDTGLNQRQFSELIGVSQQLVSAVVNYTKKPNETILLAIIDHIEGIDPMWLFTGTGENNKKYVPLNTQSPIEESIVNIVRNQFNELSFDIIQKLSNIEDSVKKSN
- a CDS encoding Gfo/Idh/MocA family protein; protein product: MLKVGVLGAGHLGKIHLRLLKESKKYELVGFYDPFRENAEKVAKEFGYKLFDSIDDLIDAVEVVDIVTPTLSHFECAKKAIEKGCHIFIEKPISKTVLEAEAIKTLASQYHVQGQVGHVERFNPAFIAAKDLIKNPMFIETHRLAEFNPRGTDVPVVLDLMIHDIDIILSVVKSKVKNVHASGISVISETPDIANARIEFENGCVANLTASRISMKNMRKTRFFQKDAYISVNFLSKEAEIVRIQDAPETPDEFAMILQNDEGLKKQIYFENPEVLETNAILSELETFADAIINDTTPIVTLSNGTEALRIAQWVIDCFKKEEDLKI
- a CDS encoding Rossmann-like and DUF2520 domain-containing protein, with translation MNTILIVGKGNVATHLYNAFLNVDEIAVTQISSRDLTNIPKATITIIAVSDDAIAKVSSKITNNFVVHTSGSVALNDLKNIKRKGVFYMLQTFSKDKKVDFKEVPFCLEAENKEDYQQLEFLAKSIGKKIYEISSEQRKTLHVAAVFVNNFTNHLFKIGNDICNTNNIPFEILHPLIKETVLKIEELSPENAQTGPAVRNDKKTIKNHLNLLDKNQQKIYKILTKSIQNGN
- the bshB1 gene encoding bacillithiol biosynthesis deacetylase BshB1; amino-acid sequence: MKLDILVFGAHPDDVELGCGATIAKEISLGKKVGIVDLTRGELGTRGSADLRDIEAANAAKILGVSVRENLRFADGFFTNDEKHQLEIIKMIRKYQPEIVLCNAIDDRHIDHSKGSKLVSDACFLSGLLKIETFLEDKLQEKWRPKQVYHYIQWKNIEPDFVVDVTGFIDIKEKAVMAYSSQFFDSNSLEPETPITSKNFIDSINYRARDLGRLIGVDFAEGYTSERYVAVENFDKLI
- a CDS encoding DUF2147 domain-containing protein, yielding MKKTLLTLALFVVTISINAQTIFGKWNSKNEETGKVDSVIEVYEKNGKAYAKVIEIMNEKRRDALCIDCEGENKNKPILGLDILSGLEEEEDNNEWSGGEILDPRNGKVYKCYIELVKANKLKIRGYIGVALFGKTAYWERAK
- a CDS encoding HAD family hydrolase, yielding MEISYKQLLPEINTFIFDVDGVLTNGMLTIMPDGELVRHMNVKDGYAMKIALNKGFKVCIISGGTNIAVKSRLAALGISDIYLGAHDKIKQYNELVEKYNLKPENVLYMGDDIPDIPVMQKVGLAACPNDAVPEVQQISKYISIKKGGEGCVRDVIEQVMRVQGKWDHYFEATL
- a CDS encoding protein-L-isoaspartate(D-aspartate) O-methyltransferase codes for the protein MKDTSKHLGLRNQLASVLEAKGITDKNVLNAVRKIPRHLFIDSSFESHAYQDKAFPIAAEQTISQPYTVAFQSQTLEIKKGDKILEIGTGSGYQTAVLLELKAEVYSIERQHELFKKTSLFLPKLGYKPKKFIFGDGYKGLPEKAPFDKIIVTAGAPFVPKPLLSQLKVGGMLLIPVGDEKQIMTLFIRKSPKEFEKHELGDFAFVPMLEERN